The sequence AATAGAATTATGCGACAAATACTTGATGCTTCTCGTCCAGCTTCTACCGAGAAAAGTAAAGTTTTTATTACCCATGCGTTAAACCAATTGGCCAATTTAGTTGGAAGACGTTATGATAGCTGTGGGATTAAGCTTGATATTGAAGTAAACGATGATGATCAAATATTTGCCAATCCAGATCAGTTTGTACAGGTGTTACTGAATATATTAGTCAATGCTAACGATGCTTGTAGTCGTGGTGATCGTGTTTTAGTACGCACGTGTCCTAAACCTGACATGCAGGGGAGACTCGGGATAGAAATAATCGATACCGGTAAAGGTATAAAAAGTGAGGTATTGCCATCTGTTTTCGAGCCTTTTTTTACTACGAAAAATAAAGGAGAAGGCACGGGTCTTGGCTTAACGATAGTTCGTGAAATTATGCAACAACATGATGGACTTGTTGAGGTGTTTAGTACTGAAAAAGGTACAAGAGTAGTAACATGGTGGCCGCAAAATTCAACAGCACCGCAAGACCAAGATAAGCAACATGAATTGATTATTCCTGAAACTAACAAAGTGATGGTGCAATAGTTATGACATCTGTAACTAATACTAATACAGCTCGGGTATTAGTGGTCGATGATCACCCAGAAATGGCGATAGCTTTAGGTGATTATCTGCGTGACCATGATTATATTGTTGAAACCGCAACCACTGCTACTCAAGCAATTGAAAGCTTTTCTCATTATGCTTTTGATGCGGTAATTACTGACCTAAGAATGAAAGATGTTGATGGTCTCGGGCTTTTAGATGCAATTCGCACTATGGATGCCAAGGTACCCGTATTTATTATGACCGCCTATGGTTCTATTGAAAATGCTATTGAGGCAATTCGTCGTGGTGCCTTTCATTATTTTTCAAAACCTTTAAAAACTGAAGAGGTTAGAATTTATCTTGAGCGCGCAATAAATCAGAGGCGCATGGAGGTATCACATGCACAGCTTTTAAGGGATATTCAGGGACGCTACACTTTTGAGTCAATGGTGGGGCGTTCGGCGGCTATGCGTAAAATTTTTGATTTAATTGACTGTGTTGCAGACAGTCAATCAAGCGTTCTTATTGCTGGAGAAAGTGGTACCGGTAAAGAACTCATAGCGCGAGCGATACATTTTCGTGGTATACGTCGTCAAAAACCTTTTGTGCCCATTAATTGCGCGGCGATCCCGGCGCCGCTTATTGAAAGTGAAATCTTTGGTCATGAAACAGGTTCATTTACCGGAGCTAACCGACCTCGAGCAGGTTTAGTTATAGAAGCAAGTGGTGGCACCTTGTTTCTTGATGAAGTGGGAGAGTTGCCACTTGAGCTGCAACCTAAACTATTGCGTTTACTTCAAGAGGGTGAAGTGCGTGCGATAGGTTCAGATAAAACGCGCCGAGTAGATGTACGTATTGTAGCGGCAACAAATGCCAATCTTAGTAACGGTGTTAAAAATGGTAAATTTCGCGCCGATCTTTTTTATCGTCTTAATGTTGTGCCAATTGAAGTGCCGCCGCTACGCGAACGTCGCGAAGATATCCCGATATTAACAGAGCGTTTACTACAGCGAATTTTAACGCAAAATCCGAGAATATTAGCTAAACGAATATCTATCGCAGCAGTTGAAATTCTGGTTTCTTATAATTGGCCAGGTAACGTACGCGAACTTGAAAATGCCATTGAGCGTGCTGCAACCTTATGCCGTGATGAAGAAATAACCGCAGAATATTTCAGCTTTTTAAACCCAACGACCACTACTTCAACTTGGCGAGACTATATGGAAAAAATGCCAACTTTACGTGAATTAGAGGATCAATACATTGATTTCGTTATTGAGAAAACACAAGGTAAAAGAGTAAAGGCAGCGGCAATATTAGGTATTGATCCATCGACGCTTTATCGGCGTCATCGTGGGTAATTTTTGATGATTTAATGTTAAAATAAGGTCATATATTTACCAATATTTCTCGGTATTTTATGAAAGATATTGCCGCGATATACCTTGTATTAGCGCAATTTGTAGGCTAACCCCTCAGTAGCAGTATGCGTCATTGGAGGTAAGTAAAAGAGATGTCGGCTACTAAAGCATCATTAGGTATCGATGTTGGATCAACAACGCTAAAATTATGTTTGTTTAAAGATTCTATTGAGCAATGTGTCATGCGTCCGCATGAAGGCGATTTTGTTAAGACTATGAATAGTCTTTTGACCGAACTTAATCTCGTTAGTGGTACTAAAGATATATTAGCTTTGGTTACCGGTACCTCTGGACGTCAGCGAGTGCGCCTACCAGATATCATTGCTCCTGTTGCTATTGAAGCTGGTCTTGATGCCTTAGCCTTACACCCGCGAGCTGTGGTTTCGATGGGTGGAGAGGATTTAGTTGTTTATATTGTTGATACTAATGGTCATATTATTGCGACCTATGCTGGTAATAAATGCGCTTCAGGGACTGGCGAATTTTTTCGACAACAACTTGGGCGTATGAATCTTACTGTCGATGATTTAGAACGAGTCGCTTGCGAAGCTAAAGTTTATAAGATTTCAGCGCGTTGCTCTGTTTTTATGAAATCTGATTGCACCCATCGCTTAAACAAAGGCGAAGCCACCAAAGGTGATATTGCGCTGTCATTGTCTAAAGTAATGGCAGACAAGGTGTCAGAGTTTTTACTCAAAGCACGTATTGACGAGGGGCAAGTTGTACTGACCGGTGGTGTGACCGGCAATCGTTTTCTTGTACAATTTTTGCGCGAGGAATGGCCACAGATAGAATTTGTAGTACCAAAGAGTGCAGCATACTTCGAAGCTTTTGGTGCTGCTCGTTTAGCGTTAACTCAAGGTAGTCTACTCCCAAGTTTTGAAGCGATAATTGACCAAAAACAAAAACTTGGCTTTGAAACTCTTGCGCCCCTTGCAGAACATACCGAGAAAGTACGCTACGCACGTTCAATGCGTGGTAAATTTGATAAAGATGCTGAGTATATTTTAGGAATTGATGGCGGTTCGACGACCACTAAAATTGCTTTAGTACGGCGAGACAATCTTGAAATTGTCGCGTCGCATTACGGTCGTACTCATGGTGATCCAGTATTAGCGCTTAAAGAATGCGTATATGAGGTTAAGAA is a genomic window of Deltaproteobacteria bacterium containing:
- a CDS encoding sigma-54-dependent Fis family transcriptional regulator, with product MTSVTNTNTARVLVVDDHPEMAIALGDYLRDHDYIVETATTATQAIESFSHYAFDAVITDLRMKDVDGLGLLDAIRTMDAKVPVFIMTAYGSIENAIEAIRRGAFHYFSKPLKTEEVRIYLERAINQRRMEVSHAQLLRDIQGRYTFESMVGRSAAMRKIFDLIDCVADSQSSVLIAGESGTGKELIARAIHFRGIRRQKPFVPINCAAIPAPLIESEIFGHETGSFTGANRPRAGLVIEASGGTLFLDEVGELPLELQPKLLRLLQEGEVRAIGSDKTRRVDVRIVAATNANLSNGVKNGKFRADLFYRLNVVPIEVPPLRERREDIPILTERLLQRILTQNPRILAKRISIAAVEILVSYNWPGNVRELENAIERAATLCRDEEITAEYFSFLNPTTTTSTWRDYMEKMPTLRELEDQYIDFVIEKTQGKRVKAAAILGIDPSTLYRRHRG